Within the Telopea speciosissima isolate NSW1024214 ecotype Mountain lineage chromosome 4, Tspe_v1, whole genome shotgun sequence genome, the region gAAATACCCACTGGAAAACTtgagccccccccccctaacATAGGTTAAGAGTCAAATGCCCGTAAATTACATGCAATTACATTTTGCCAAATAGAAACTACTAGAGTCAACGCACCAACATCAAcagttaaaagaaaaaatgataaagaCATCACAACACAAAACATTAAAAGATTCAATCAACGACTCTAACAGTGACTTCATCTGTGAATATAAAATAATTGTGCTCTGACAAAATCCACATGATCCTCCTAGCAGATGtgaaaaaccaaacccaatctGTTATATAAAGAACAGCAGCAaagttgaaaaaggaaaaactcaTCAAAGTTGGTATCATCTCAGAACTAccaaaaacaaatagaaaaccTGCCACTGAAAAACATACTCAAGCAATCCAACTTAATTGTAACTCAAACGGTGTATCCTTACCGTAACAAGGCATAAACTAGCCAAGAGCCATCATTGCAGCAAGTTCTTTTAGTCTTTCAAGTTTGTATTTGTAAATAAAATAAGCACCCTAATAATATATAGAACTCAACTACatcatcccaactaaatggagtctgGAAAACACACCCCCTATTACTTTACACTACCAATATTTAATATCCCAAGTACCTAAAAGAATGATATAAATAATTATAGTTAATGGCAATGCTTTCGTAACTCGCAAGTACATTCACCATATTGAAACTTACTTTTCCACACACAACCATAATGCCAGTACATTGCTTTTGCAAGGACCATATCTCAAGGTCTCTGATATATCAAGGGCTATGTCAAGATTAAATATTTCCATGATGTGTATTTCTATGCAGAATTGCACTGAAACCAGACAGTTTTATGGAGCCACACTTGAATTTGATGAGACTTGCTGCATGGCCAGATATCCCAATGCCTGAGAGACATTGAAACCCAAACAGGGACTACCAACATGAATACATGAAACAAATATAAGCAAAGAATAGAATGCAGACCTCGAGCCACGCCTGGGTGGTGAAGGTGACCGTGAATAAGCTGTCATACAGAAAATATCATAAGCAGTGCGCCAATGAAAAAGTAATATTTTCAGACACCATCACTAACACTATACATGACTGAGGAAGCACAAATGCAAACTAAACATTAGAAACAAAAACCAGTAATAAGTATTTTGAAACTGACAATTATATCGACGTCTTGGGGATCTTGCTGGCGATCGCCTTCTGCCTCCTCCATATCGGTCACTATATACACAAGAAAAatatcattaccaaaaaaagtaATAGAAATTTTCTACTTAACGGAAAAACTTGAGAGATAAGAACTAAGAAGCTGCACCTTGTGCGTGAAGTCGTTCGCATTTCCTGAGGAGTTTTTCTGTTCTCTCCAGCAAACACAATGGTTATCTCACGTCCACCAATAACTTGATGGTTCATTTGCATCTTGGCTTCAGCAGCATCATCAGCATTGCGGAACTTAACAAATCCAAAGCCTCGTGGCTCTCTAGAAGGTTTACATCCAGAAGCATCAGATAatgcaaaatccaaaaaattatcTATGCTACATTCTGCTGTTGTATCCAAATCAAAACAGTTCCaggaaaaaataaacaaaaagaaaatagcaTCCAAAACTTCAAAGCCCAAAAAGATCTAAAATCTATATCAACAAAAAGGTTAAAAGATTTCTTGACCATGTGGGGAAATTTCAACCAGTCTCGCAGTCCATACCGTGACCACAGCTGCACAAACTCAGTCCAAAAACTAATCTACTTAAAGGGTCCTAAACCACAATTCTAAAACCTATAACATGGCTTTGCTTCTACATTAGAGATACAGAGTTGAATTGTTAGGTTAATGcttgtaattgtttttgtcAAACGTAACCAGTCTCAATACAAAGCACAACAGCAAGACTAGAGTACAGGAGAAAGGCGGGAAACGCATAGCATGCAAGGTGAAGGAGGGACTCAATCCTGGGTCCGGGCAATGACAGGCTACAGACTTCACCAACAGAGCCTGATTGGGATCTTAATCTATGCAAATTGTACATGGATAATCATTAATCACATGAATAGAAGCATCATATGTAGAAAATCTCAGAGACTGCCAACGCAATAGCATTCTTCTCTCTGATTTCCAGGGACTCTAAAAATCAAACTTTTATATGGCATAGGAAAGAACCTAATGACTCAAAACTCACCCTGTATAGTAATTCTTTGGAAGATACACATCCTTCACGGGACCAAAACGTTCAAATGGGATCCTAAGATCTTCGGGCCTGCAGCAGAAGCAGCTACAATAATCAGATTTTAAGTCATCCTAATAAAAATTGCTGAACCAATTCAAATAATATAATAGGAGAGACTAAATTTAGACAAAATGGTTAGAATTTAAAATACTGTAAATAGATCAAGAGTCAATATTAAATTAGATGTAGAGAGGAATAAGGGGACATTCATTGAAAATAATTACAAAGAAGGGTAGAAAAAAGCAAACACCGCAATAACCACAGGCAAGAACAATGAAAAACTATTTCTTCCaacgaaaagaaaagaagaacaatcTCTATAAGGGGGTGAAAAAGATGGGCTGGGTTTTTGCAAAACGCCTTTTATTTAAAATGTACACGCCTCCAACCACTCCAACAAAGTGAATAATGCTCCCAAAAGTTATCATGAAGAGCATGGGCAGATGagttgaagagagaaaaatgacaaattaaAATACGAAGTAGATAAACTTTCAAAACTACTCGTTACCAATGGGGAACTATAAGGGAAAATAAATacacacaaggaaaagaaaaccattgaaaaccctttttattagaatgaaaagaaaaccctTAATCCTAGAATTTAAAGAACAAAACAGATAAATGAATGCAAAAGCAGGAAAAGGGATGCTACCTCGCGTCGAGGGCTATGTTTCGAACAAGTAATCCAGAAGGAGCAGATCGTCTATCCCCAAAAGACCTGCTACCTCGGTACCTGTCCCTAGGATCCTCGTATCGCTTCCGTCGAGGAGGGCTTCTGCTGCGCCGGGGACTGTAGCTCCTGCTACGGCTTCTGTACCTTCCCATCTTCGCAGCTTCCTTCCTTCTGTTCGTCTCCTCACAAAAACCCTCAACCTAAATGCGTGAATGAGAATACCCCAGCAGACCCAACgagaagagagaaagactcCTCAGAGAACAAATTGACGAAGGAGAAATAAACACCGAAATGCCCTATGGACGCCTTTATATGAACCCTAATTAAATGGCGCTCTCGGCATTGTTTAAGTAAATCGAAATGGGCGGTTACCcggaaaaacaaataataataaaaagtcGAATCGGAATCGGAATCACCCAGTCCCCGTATAATAGCGATTCTACGGACCCGATGTAGATCGGGCGATCTGTATCACCCGCACCGGATTTGTTTCTATGAAATCCATGAAACCATGAGATTGTGAAGCTTTGTGGCTAAGAGTGTCAATCGGTTCTGGATAAACAggttattttgatttaattcaCGATGGACAAGGTAGAAACCGGAATCAAATTGAATTTCCCTATGTAACTACTATtgtgtgtgaaaacctccgtcgcccgatttgcccacggatgagcctgcaaaaaatcgagtgagcgtaagagagccagtgtggctccggcctaagaatctccgacgctcaagtcaagTCTctagtgcaacagcgtaacagcttagtaaaagtgagatgagcgtttgagctccatacctgaatatttatagagtgaggtgaggcggttagaagagtcctagtatggtagtgTTTGTACCCAAATTTCACAAATTAGGATTCGGTTATGTGTACCATAGGGCCGTGTGTTGCACGCTGCCAAGGAGTTaccatttttaaattttatttaaccAAGTGGAAAGGTGAGACCCGCCATGACCatagatggtgggaggttacaAACCCCTCATGACACAAGAGAAGCATTTTTGGAGTGAAAGTGGCCCCAATCAAGAAAGCAAGTGGAATGGTTGGTTATGGGAGCTACCAAGTCTATTTTCTATAAAAGACAAAGCCaagcaaaagaggaagagaTCACTCAACGGATCAACACAACACAATCTgcattttatctttattttatcttatcaTTTCCAGTTTTTATCTTTCAGGATGTAATCTTTCATCCCttctgtaatttttgctggagttgggttccagccaccaatgcctcattggcttgtgtttcaaggggAATTCATGTAGGCCttacttggagaataactccagcaacCATGTCTTCTGGCCCATGTTTCAGAAGACAATCATCATCAAAATCAAGTTTGCAAGCTTCGACAGATCATCGCTAAGCAAGATGTGGGAACTTCAACGGATACGCTACTGGCAACAAGAGATTTGGTGTGGTTAGTGTAGTTTAACACCAAGTTGTACATGTTCAACAGTCCGTAGACGGCCAGTGTAAGTGTCTTCAATGGCTATGTAATTGTCAAGcaacaatttgattttcaatcttcttctttgctttgtcCATCACGATTTGCTTTTactcaaaagaccttagagctactgaGGCACAGAAGGATCCCCTTCtcgtcctggttagaagtcagaacagGCCATTTCCGACCTCTTAGAAACGGTCGTTTTCGCCAGTCAGGACATGCCATTTTGTTTCGGTCTGGCTGGAAGTTAGAACAGGCTGTTCCGTCAATCAGAACAGGCCGTTTCGTCTCAGTCTGAAGTTAGAACGGACCGTTTTGTCCTGGTCGGAAGCTAAGACTGACTGTTTCTAGTTCCGTTTGGGCCTGCGTCAAAGGTCCTAGCACGCCCGCGCTCCTTCCACCACATGCGTTGTGCCTCTATGTGtgggtgttggatttttcaccaacacattttggcacgcccgTGGGACGCCAGAAAGAAAAATCGTGAtggttcaaggaagaagaagtgccGATGAAGGATCCCATTCCTGAATCAGGCAAACCAGGGGCAGCAATATCCATTCCTGATAGTGCCCCATGTATCTCGGTCAAGAGGCCAAACTAGAGACCGATAAAAATTTATCCACAATCCCATTCAAACTCGTGTGGCCTCGCTCAAACGGGATTGTGATGGGCATTGTTTGTACCCAAATTCCACAAATTGGGATTCAATTGTGTGCCATAGGGCCGTGCATTGCACGCTGCCAAGGAGTTaccattttaaaattttatttaaccAAATGGAAAGGTAGGACCCGCCATGACCatagatggtgggaggttacaaaccccacatggccacatggcACAAGAGATAAGCATTTTTGGAGTGAAAGTGGCCCCAATCAAGGAAGCAAGTGGAATGGTTGGTTATGGGAATTACCAAGTCTATCCTCTATAAAAGACAAAGCCaagcaaaagaggaagagaTCACTCAACGGATCAACACAACACAATCtgtattttatctttattttatcttatcaTTTCCAGTTTTTATCTTTCAGGATATAATCTTTCATCCCttctgtaatttttgctggagttgggttccagccaccaatgcctcattggcttgtgtttcaaggggAATTCATGTAggccttgcttggagaataactccagcaacCATGTCTtctggcccgtgtttcagaagacaatcATCATCAGAATCAAGTTTGCAAGCTTCAACAGATCATCGCTAAGCAAGATGTGGGAACTTCAACGGATACACTACAGGCAACAAGAGATTTGGTGTGGTTAGTGTAGTTTAACACCAAGTTGTACATGTTCAACAGTCCGTAGACGGCAAGTGTAAGTGTCTTCAATGGCTATGTAATTGTCAAGcaacaatttgattttcaatcttcttctttgctttgtcCATCGCGATTTGCTTTTACttaaaagaccttagagctactcaggcacaGAAGGATCCCTTTCTCGTCCCGGTTAGAAGTCAAAATAGGCCATTTCCGACCTCTTAGAAACGATCGTTTTCGCCAGTCAGGACATGCCATTTTTGTTTCGGTCTAGCTGGAAGTTAGAACAGGCTGTTCCGTCAATCAGAACAGGCCGTTTCGTCTCAGTCTGAAGTTAGAACGGACCGTTTTATCCTGGTCGGAAGCTAAGACTGACTGTTTCCAGTTCCGTTTGGGCCTGCCTCAAAGGTCCTAGCACGCCCGCGCTCCTTCCACCACGTGCGTTGTGCCTCTATGTGTGGGTGTTGGATTTTTTACCAACACATTTTGCCACACCCGTGGGACGACAGAAAGAAAAATCGTGAtggttcaaggaagaagaagtgccGATGAAGGATCCCATTCCTGAATTAGGCAAACCAGGGGCAGCAATATCCATTCCTGATAGTGCCCCTTGTATTTCGGTCAAGAGGCCAAACTGGAGACCGATAAAAATTTATCCACAATCCCATTCAAACTCGTGTGGCCTCGCTCAAACGGGATTGTGATGGGTATTGTTTGTACCCAAATTCCACAAATTGGGATTCAGTTGTGTGCCATAGGGCCGTGCATTGCACGCTGCCAGGGAGTTaccattttaaaattttatttaaccAAGTGGAAAGGTAGGACCCGCCATGACCatagatggtgggaggttacaaaccccacatggccacatggcACAAGAGATAAGCATTTTTTGAGTGAAAGTGGCCCCAATCAAGGAAGCAAGTGGAATGGTTGGTTATGGGAATTACCAAGTCTATCTTCTATAAAAGACAAAGCCaagcaaaagaggaagagaTCACTCAACGGATCAACACAACACAATCTgcattttatctttattttatcttatcaTTTCCAGTTTTTATCTTTCAGGATATAATCTTTCATCCCttctgtaatttttgctggagttgggttccagccaccaatgcctcattggcttgtgtttcaaggggAATTCATGTAGGCCttacttggagaataactccagcaacCATGTCTTCTGGCCCATGTTTCAGAAGACAATCATCATCAGAATCAAGTTTGCAAGCTTCGACAGATCATTGCTAAGCAAGATGTGGGAACTTCAACGGATACGCTACTGGCAACAAGAGATTTGGTGTGGTTAGTGTAGTTTAACACCAAGTTGTACATGTTCAACAGTCCGTAGATGGCAAGTGTAAGTGTCTTCAATGGCTATGTAATTGTCAAGcaacaatttgattttcaatcttcttctttgctttgtcCATCGCGATTTGCCTTTactcaaaagaccttagagctactcaggcacggAAGGATCCCCTTCTCGTCCTGATTAAAAGTTAGAACAAGCCATTTTTGACCTCTTAGAAATGCCCGTTTTCGCCAGTCAGGACAGGCCATTTTGTTTCGATCTGGCTAGAAGTTAGAACAGGCTGTTTTGTCAATCAGAACAGGCCATTTCGTCTCAGTCTGAAGTTAGAACAGACCATTTTGTCCTGGTCGAAAGCTAAGACCGGCCGTTTCCAGTTTCGTTTGGGCCTGCGTCAAAGGTCCTGGCACGCCCGCGCTCCTTCCACCACGTACACAAGTCGGCTTCCTCGGGACAGGGAAATGCTCAAGAAGTTGACGGACCCTGAGCACCTCTCCTCCCTGTTCCAAGACTTTAATATGGTAAGCTTTCTGTTCGGCTTTTATTGAGTGGTCCGACCTATTGTGCTCGGCCTTGCTAATGTTCGGTTATCTTTTTTAGGGATTTTCCAAGGCCGTGGAGACCCTTCTTCGATTCGAACGGCTTCTGACCGCGAACTCCTCTCTTGAGGCTCAGGTCGAGTTGGCTAACAAGGACGCTCGCGAGGCCGTCCTAAGGTGTCGGGAGACCATAGCAAAGCTCGACGAAGCCGAGGCTGAGGTCAAGAGCTTGGAGGAGGCGGCGGCGAAGCGGGGGGAAGAGTTCGAGGCCTTGAAGGTTCAGCTCgaccaagccaagaagaaggccaaggGCGACCTGGCACGGGCTCGAGCCGAGGCTGTTACCGAGTACCTCATGTCGGAGGAATACACCGAGGTGTGCCCTGAAATAAGGAAGCCGTCGTACGACGAGGGTTATGAGGCTGGTCGGGCCAACCACtggaaggagataaaggccGCCTACCCCACCCTCAATCTTTCCCAATTTGACGATGACACGACCACCGTGGTCGAGGAGTTGGGAGACGATGTTGGGGTAGAGGTCGACCAGGTCGGCCTGACCGTGACCGTTCCCCAGGACGAGGTCATTGAGGATGCCGCCGTCAAGGAGGTCACCGTCGAGGACCCTACTGTCGAGGACCCCCTCCACACCGCCGAGCTCTAggctcccttttcttcttttgatgtaCACATCCCCCTGCGCGGGGTTTtggataactttttttttttttgtatgtattgggccgagctgcccactttttgtaaccatgcCGGGCTGTCGACCTTCAATGAATAGAAAACTTTCTTTTTACAAATTGTCTAAGTGTTTGAGCTAGGCACTCATTTGCCTTTCTTTCCTTGGATGTGATGTACTTGATTGTCTGTGTGCCGTGGCATATCTGCCCACCCAGCCTCTTAGCCGAGTTCCAGGACTTGGTTGTTTTTTAGCTACACTGTGCTGGGTCGGTCAGGTCGGCCTGACCGCTTGGTCATGAAACGTCTACGATGGGCCGAGGTCATGTTGTCGTCCATCTTTATTAACTTGTCATTTTCACCGGTCAGCTTGGTCCAGCTACTACTGGATTGGTTGTGTGGCCGAACTGACTCTATGGCCGAGCACAATGCCTTGGATATTTTTGCTTGCTTTTTGGCTTTCGTTCGGCTCGGCTGTGGCGAGAATTTATGCTTGCTGGTCTAGTCATCGAACTATGTGGGTCGGTCTTCTGACTtagccgacctatgagggtcggtctttgaggtcggccaggtttatgaggaccagtcttacgacttg harbors:
- the LOC122660169 gene encoding serine/arginine-rich SC35-like splicing factor SCL28 isoform X4, with amino-acid sequence MGRYRSRSRSYSPRRSRSPPRRKRYEDPRDRYRGSRSFGDRRSAPSGLLVRNIALDARPEDLRIPFERFGPVKDVYLPKNYYTGEPRGFGFVKFRNADDAAEAKMQMNHQVIGGREITIVFAGENRKTPQEMRTTSRTSDRYGGGRRRSPARSPRRRYNSYSRSPSPPRRGSRL
- the LOC122660169 gene encoding serine/arginine-rich SC35-like splicing factor SCL28 isoform X1 codes for the protein MGRYRSRSRSYSPRRSRSPPRRKRYEDPRDRYRGSRSFGDRRSAPSGLLVRNIALDARPEDLRIPFERFGPVKDVYLPKNYYTGEPRGFGFVKFRNADDAAEAKMQMNHQVIGGREITIVFAGENRKTPQEMRTTSRTSDRYGGGRRRSPARSPRRRYNSYSRSPSPPRRGSSRDRDRGAKDDNYSPSLLRSRSRSRSRSRSRTKSRSISRSPSPRNERDNRRPLTPKENGRGPPKERDYRSDHRSASPIRNGRSLSRSRSFSPR
- the LOC122660169 gene encoding serine/arginine-rich SC35-like splicing factor SCL28 isoform X3, whose translation is MGRYRSRSRSYSPRRSRSPPRRKRYEDPRDRYRGSRSFGDRRSAPSGLLVRNIALDARPEDLRIPFERFGPVKDVYLPKNYYTGEPRGFGFVKFRNADDAAEAKMQMNHQVIGGREITIVFAGENRKTPQEMRTTSRTSDRYGGGRRRSPARSPRRRYNSYSRSPSPPRRGSRAETGTVVQRMIITHHRC
- the LOC122660169 gene encoding serine/arginine-rich SC35-like splicing factor SCL28 isoform X2, whose translation is MGRYRSRSRSYSPRRSRSPPRRKRYEDPRDRYRGSRSFGDRRSAPSGLLVRNIALDARPEDLRIPFERFGPVKDVYLPKNYYTGEPRGFGFVKFRNADDAAEAKMQMNHQVIGGREITIVFAGENRKTPQEMRTTSRTSDRYGGGRRRSPARSPRRRYNSYSRSPSPPRRGSRDRDRGAKDDNYSPSLLRSRSRSRSRSRSRTKSRSISRSPSPRNERDNRRPLTPKENGRGPPKERDYRSDHRSASPIRNGRSLSRSRSFSPR